A window of Haliscomenobacter hydrossis DSM 1100 contains these coding sequences:
- a CDS encoding RNA polymerase sigma factor — protein sequence MPQAKTSDEQILGLMRNPKTLERGFRLLMDAYQDRLYWQVRRLVTDHDDANDVIQNALVKVFRNIEQFEAKSGLYTWMYRIVTNEAITFLKQRNRRSATSIDDANINLANRLHADSFFDGDEAQIRLQQALQTLPERQKEVFNLRYYEEMSYEDMSKLLNISVGSLKASFHHAVKKVEQFFAE from the coding sequence ATGCCGCAGGCCAAAACCAGCGATGAACAAATCCTGGGACTCATGCGAAACCCTAAAACCCTGGAACGGGGGTTTCGGCTATTGATGGATGCGTACCAAGATCGTCTGTATTGGCAAGTGCGGCGTTTGGTCACTGATCATGATGATGCCAACGATGTGATCCAAAATGCTTTGGTGAAAGTATTCCGCAACATCGAACAATTTGAGGCCAAGTCGGGCTTGTACACCTGGATGTACCGAATCGTCACCAACGAAGCCATCACTTTCCTCAAACAACGCAATCGCCGCAGCGCTACCTCCATCGATGATGCAAACATCAATCTGGCCAATCGCTTGCATGCTGATTCGTTTTTTGATGGAGATGAAGCACAGATTCGTTTGCAACAGGCCTTACAAACGTTACCAGAGCGGCAGAAAGAGGTGTTTAATTTGCGGTATTATGAAGAAATGAGCTACGAGGATATGTCCAAATTGTTGAACATTTCGGTGGGTTCCCTCAAAGCTTCTTTTCACCATGCCGTAAAAAAAGTGGAACAGTTTTTTGCAGAATAA
- a CDS encoding NUDIX hydrolase produces the protein MMKVDQQKQFTLEFLQTYRAADEVELEYVQTTEAFIRAQPNPFDPQLPIGHITVSAILLDQAQENILFHHHLKLDRWLQFGGHVEPDQDHNTLQAAIRELMEETGLSVVAFGVVSGDPIDVDVHLIPARADFPAHPHHDLRYVFKLILPAKFDKTSFKWIPIRELLAWEDPSIQRFAQKVFAMVTEP, from the coding sequence ATGATGAAGGTAGACCAACAAAAACAATTCACCCTGGAGTTTTTGCAAACTTACCGCGCTGCGGATGAAGTAGAGCTGGAATACGTACAAACCACGGAGGCGTTCATCCGGGCACAGCCCAACCCTTTTGATCCACAGTTACCGATTGGGCACATTACGGTTTCGGCCATCCTGCTGGATCAGGCGCAGGAGAATATCCTTTTTCATCACCACCTCAAACTGGATCGCTGGTTGCAATTTGGCGGGCACGTCGAACCCGATCAGGACCACAATACCCTGCAAGCGGCCATTCGTGAGTTGATGGAAGAAACGGGACTCAGCGTTGTTGCTTTTGGTGTGGTTTCTGGGGATCCCATTGATGTCGATGTACACCTCATCCCGGCGCGTGCGGATTTTCCGGCGCATCCACACCACGACTTGCGCTATGTATTTAAACTCATCCTGCCCGCCAAATTTGACAAAACGAGTTTCAAATGGATTCCGATCCGCGAACTGCTGGCTTGGGAAGACCCCTCGATTCAGCGTTTTGCGCAAAAAGTGTTTGCAATGGTTACTGAACCGTAA
- a CDS encoding M14 family zinc carboxypeptidase — MSPNAERFYEKHLDYRVNGLETRRFKLEDIEPMIKALPAPFTVKLAGKSFQDRNIYHVSIGTGPVKVLMWSQMHGDESTATMALMDLFQFLQKKDEFDSLRQVLLSKLTLHFIPMLNPDGANRFTRRNMQGIDINRDAMRLQTPEGRILKRIRDETKADWGFNLHDQNIYLGAGVSPYPASISVLAPAYNYTKDINETRGDAMRLIGVMNQLLQKHIPKQVGRYDDAFEPRAFGDNIQKWGTRTILIESGGLKGDPENQQLRRLNFSIFLTALEAIAAEKYKEWDYAAYEGLPENQPSGFHDLIVRKVQVMRNDKWYKVDLAFRREEVNYDNSRKFFYRSTVSEMGDLSNTNGYDEIDLEGYQAVPGKVQPGVKTSWEEVVKANHMELLKQGITDVQVTRWPDSLELSKLPVLLVRPRTNAAAPGSSGIINIGSNPSLLLQKDGKTEYVVVNGFLFTVQ, encoded by the coding sequence ATGTCGCCCAATGCCGAGCGATTTTACGAAAAGCATCTCGATTACCGGGTAAATGGCCTGGAAACGCGCCGTTTTAAGCTGGAAGACATCGAACCCATGATCAAGGCCCTGCCCGCCCCCTTCACAGTCAAACTGGCGGGAAAATCCTTTCAAGACCGTAACATTTACCACGTGAGTATTGGTACGGGCCCGGTAAAAGTTTTGATGTGGTCACAAATGCACGGGGACGAGTCCACCGCCACCATGGCCTTGATGGACCTTTTTCAATTTTTGCAAAAAAAAGATGAGTTCGACTCCTTGCGGCAGGTTTTGCTCTCCAAACTGACCCTGCATTTTATCCCCATGCTCAACCCTGACGGGGCCAATCGTTTCACCCGCCGCAACATGCAAGGCATCGACATCAACCGCGACGCCATGCGCCTGCAAACCCCCGAAGGCCGCATCCTCAAGCGCATTCGGGATGAAACCAAAGCCGACTGGGGTTTCAATCTGCACGATCAAAACATCTACCTCGGTGCGGGCGTAAGCCCCTACCCTGCCTCCATCTCGGTATTGGCACCGGCCTACAATTATACCAAAGACATCAACGAAACCCGGGGCGACGCCATGCGCCTGATTGGGGTCATGAATCAGCTGTTGCAAAAACACATCCCCAAGCAGGTTGGGCGTTACGACGATGCTTTTGAACCCCGCGCTTTTGGCGACAACATCCAAAAATGGGGAACCCGCACCATCCTCATCGAAAGTGGAGGCCTCAAAGGTGACCCTGAAAACCAGCAATTGCGCCGCCTCAATTTTTCCATTTTCCTGACTGCACTAGAGGCCATCGCGGCGGAAAAATACAAAGAATGGGACTATGCGGCGTACGAGGGTTTACCCGAAAACCAGCCCAGTGGTTTCCATGATTTGATTGTGCGCAAGGTGCAAGTCATGCGCAACGACAAATGGTACAAAGTTGACCTGGCCTTCCGCCGCGAAGAGGTGAATTACGACAATAGCCGCAAATTTTTCTACCGATCTACGGTTTCAGAAATGGGCGACCTGTCCAATACCAATGGCTACGATGAAATTGACCTGGAGGGTTACCAGGCCGTGCCGGGCAAGGTTCAGCCCGGTGTCAAAACCTCCTGGGAAGAAGTGGTCAAAGCCAACCACATGGAGCTGCTCAAACAGGGAATCACCGATGTACAGGTTACCCGCTGGCCCGACAGTCTGGAACTCAGCAAACTGCCGGTTCTACTGGTTCGTCCACGTACGAATGCGGCTGCCCCCGGTAGCTCGGGCATCATCAACATTGGCTCAAACCCCTCCTTGTTGTTGCAAAAAGACGGAAAAACGGAGTATGTGGTAGTGAACGGGTTTCTGTTTACGGTTCAGTAA
- the lpdA gene encoding dihydrolipoyl dehydrogenase — MKYDVTVIGSGPGGYVAAIRCAQLGLKTAIIERYNALGGTCLNVGCIPSKALLDSSEHYHAAKEKFSEHGIELENLQVNMPQMVKRKNEVVSQTVKGVEFLMKKNKIDVYYGFGSFVSANLIRVAKEDGTTQDLETDKTIIATGSKPIVPANFNYDKKRVITSTEALNIEKVPARMVIIGGGVIGLELGSVYARLGTKVDVIEYLDRIIPGMDGDCSKELQRALGKAGIKFHLKHMVTAVTPSADGVVVEYQKRDTDEKLSIEADYCLVAIGRRPFTDKLGLENAGVLADEKGRIAVDDHLQTNVPGIYAIGDVIKGAMLAHKAEEEGVFVAETIVGQKPHIDYNLIPGVVYTWPEVAGVGQTEEQLKEAGVPYKVGKFPFKALGRARASMDTDGMVKVLSHQVSDEILGVHMVGPRTADMIAEAVALMEFRASAEDAARMSHAHPTYTEAFKEAALAATANRALHM; from the coding sequence ATGAAATACGATGTAACTGTGATCGGCTCTGGCCCCGGGGGGTACGTAGCCGCCATTCGTTGCGCCCAATTGGGGCTAAAAACTGCCATCATCGAACGCTACAACGCTTTGGGGGGCACCTGCCTCAATGTTGGATGTATTCCTTCCAAGGCTTTGCTCGATTCTTCCGAGCATTATCACGCCGCTAAAGAAAAATTCAGCGAGCATGGCATCGAGTTGGAAAATTTGCAGGTGAACATGCCGCAAATGGTCAAGCGCAAAAACGAGGTAGTCAGCCAAACCGTGAAGGGCGTGGAGTTTTTGATGAAAAAAAATAAAATCGACGTCTACTACGGCTTCGGCTCTTTTGTCAGTGCCAATTTGATCCGCGTAGCCAAAGAAGATGGCACAACGCAGGATCTCGAAACAGACAAAACCATCATCGCTACGGGTTCCAAGCCCATCGTGCCCGCCAATTTCAACTACGACAAAAAACGCGTCATCACCTCTACCGAGGCATTGAACATTGAAAAAGTGCCTGCCCGGATGGTCATCATCGGCGGGGGAGTCATTGGCCTGGAATTGGGTTCGGTATATGCGCGTTTGGGCACCAAGGTGGATGTGATCGAGTACCTGGATCGCATCATTCCTGGTATGGATGGCGATTGCAGCAAAGAGCTGCAACGTGCGCTGGGTAAGGCCGGGATCAAGTTTCACCTCAAACACATGGTTACTGCGGTTACCCCTTCTGCTGATGGTGTAGTGGTGGAATACCAAAAACGCGATACCGACGAAAAATTGAGTATCGAGGCCGATTATTGCCTGGTGGCCATTGGCCGTCGACCTTTTACGGATAAACTGGGATTGGAAAATGCAGGTGTGCTGGCCGATGAAAAAGGCCGCATTGCCGTAGACGATCATTTGCAAACCAACGTACCGGGCATTTACGCCATTGGCGATGTGATCAAAGGAGCCATGTTGGCCCACAAAGCGGAGGAAGAAGGGGTTTTTGTAGCCGAAACCATTGTTGGCCAAAAACCACACATCGACTACAACCTCATCCCGGGCGTAGTCTACACCTGGCCGGAGGTGGCCGGAGTGGGTCAAACGGAGGAGCAACTCAAAGAAGCAGGTGTACCTTATAAAGTGGGCAAATTCCCTTTCAAAGCCCTCGGTCGTGCCCGTGCCAGTATGGACACGGACGGAATGGTGAAAGTGTTGTCACATCAGGTCAGCGATGAAATCCTGGGCGTTCATATGGTTGGACCACGTACTGCAGATATGATTGCCGAAGCAGTAGCCCTAATGGAATTCCGTGCTTCTGCTGAAGATGCAGCACGAATGAGCCATGCGCACCCCACCTACACCGAAGCGTTTAAAGAAGCAGCGCTGGCCGCAACCGCAAACCGGGCGCTACACATGTAG